The following are from one region of the Sandaracinus amylolyticus genome:
- a CDS encoding inositol-3-phosphate synthase: MKKPDSIPDAEGKLGVLLPGMGAVATTFVAGTMLARRGLAAPIGSLTQMGTIRLGKRTDHRVPTLQEFLPLAQLGDLEFGGWDIFPENALETAEHAAVLSREHLDAVKDELARVAPMPGAFDPRHVKRLQGTHVKKARHKAELVEQIRQDVRDFRARTGVSRCVAIWCGSTEILPTINGAHQTIDGFERALLEDDAAIPASQLYAWALIKERVPIANGAPNAMVDFPAAITLARECGVPIAGKDFKTGQTLMKTIVAPGLKARMLGIRGWFSTNILGNRDGEVLDDPDSFRCKEATKLGVLEGVLEPERHKALYGDLYHKVRIEYYPPRGDAKEGWDNIDLFGWLGYPMQMKVDFLCRDSILAAPLVLDLALFLDLAQRAQLSGIQEWLGFYFKSPMAAPDLKPEHDLFIQLKKLKNTLRWLRGEEVISHLGHEYYD; encoded by the coding sequence ATGAAGAAACCCGACTCGATCCCGGACGCAGAGGGCAAGCTCGGAGTGCTGCTGCCCGGCATGGGCGCAGTCGCCACCACGTTCGTCGCGGGCACGATGCTCGCGCGTCGCGGGCTCGCAGCGCCCATCGGGTCGCTCACCCAGATGGGCACGATCCGACTCGGGAAACGCACCGATCACCGCGTCCCGACGCTGCAGGAATTCCTGCCGCTCGCGCAGCTCGGAGATCTCGAGTTCGGCGGATGGGACATCTTCCCGGAGAACGCGCTCGAGACCGCCGAGCACGCCGCCGTGCTCTCGCGCGAGCACCTCGATGCCGTGAAGGACGAGCTCGCGCGCGTCGCGCCGATGCCCGGCGCGTTCGACCCGCGCCACGTGAAGCGCCTGCAGGGCACGCACGTGAAGAAGGCGCGTCACAAGGCCGAGCTCGTCGAGCAGATCCGCCAGGACGTGCGGGACTTCCGCGCTCGCACCGGCGTCTCGCGCTGTGTCGCGATCTGGTGCGGATCGACGGAGATCCTGCCGACGATCAACGGCGCTCATCAGACGATCGACGGATTCGAGCGAGCACTGCTCGAGGACGACGCGGCGATTCCAGCATCGCAGCTGTACGCCTGGGCGCTGATCAAAGAGCGCGTGCCGATCGCGAACGGTGCGCCCAACGCGATGGTCGATTTTCCCGCGGCAATCACCCTCGCGCGCGAGTGCGGCGTCCCGATCGCGGGCAAGGACTTCAAGACCGGACAGACGCTGATGAAGACGATCGTCGCGCCGGGACTGAAGGCGCGCATGCTCGGCATCCGCGGCTGGTTCTCGACGAACATCCTCGGCAATCGCGACGGCGAGGTGCTCGACGATCCCGACTCGTTCCGCTGCAAGGAAGCGACGAAGCTCGGTGTGCTCGAGGGCGTGCTCGAGCCGGAGCGGCACAAAGCGCTCTACGGCGACCTCTATCACAAGGTCCGAATCGAGTACTACCCGCCGCGCGGCGACGCGAAAGAGGGCTGGGACAACATCGATCTCTTCGGATGGCTCGGATATCCGATGCAGATGAAGGTCGATTTCCTCTGTCGGGACTCGATCCTCGCCGCGCCGCTGGTGCTCGATCTCGCGCTCTTCCTCGACCTCGCGCAGCGCGCCCAGCTCTCGGGCATCCAGGAGTGGCTCGGCTTCTACTTCAAGAGCCCGATGGCGGCCCCGGACCTGAAGCCCGAGCACGACCTCTTCATCCAGCTGAAGAAGCTGAAGAACACGCTCCGTTGGCTGCGCGGCGAAGAGGTGATCTCGCACCTCGGTCACGAGTACTACGACTGA
- a CDS encoding SDR family NAD(P)-dependent oxidoreductase, translating into MGENVLITGGAGFIGSHVADALLAKGDRVRVLDCLHPQVHGPAQKRPDHLSRDVELVVGDVRDRAAVEKACRGVDVVYHFAALVGVGQSMYRIEDYTSVNNVGTSVLMEVLAQRPPRRLIVASSMSIYGEGLYERVDGSIVPGQSRSLAQLERRDWELRDGRGNVLVPVATHEDKIPALESVYALSKYDQERMGLIIGKAYGIPTVALRFFNVYGPRQALSNPYTGVLAIFSSRLLNDKAPMIFEDGKQRRDFVSVHDVAQACVLAMEREQAVDAAINVGSGNAYTVSEIAERVADAVGKRVDPEITGQYRKGDIRHCVADIALARKTLGYEPRVSLEAGLRELAGWLEGKSAKDAVLEAKAELSARGLTL; encoded by the coding sequence ATGGGAGAGAACGTGCTCATCACCGGCGGCGCGGGATTCATCGGATCCCACGTCGCCGATGCGCTGCTCGCGAAAGGTGACCGGGTCCGCGTGCTCGACTGCTTGCATCCGCAGGTCCACGGTCCCGCGCAGAAGAGGCCCGACCACCTCTCACGCGACGTGGAGCTCGTCGTCGGCGACGTCCGTGATCGCGCCGCCGTCGAGAAAGCATGTCGCGGTGTCGACGTCGTCTATCACTTCGCGGCGCTGGTCGGTGTCGGCCAGAGCATGTATCGAATCGAGGATTACACCTCGGTGAACAACGTCGGGACTTCCGTCCTGATGGAGGTGCTCGCACAGAGGCCGCCGCGCCGACTGATCGTCGCGTCGAGCATGAGCATCTACGGCGAGGGCCTCTACGAGCGGGTCGACGGCTCGATCGTGCCCGGCCAATCACGCTCGCTCGCGCAGCTCGAGCGGCGTGACTGGGAGCTCCGCGACGGCCGGGGGAACGTCCTCGTCCCGGTGGCGACCCACGAGGACAAGATTCCTGCGCTCGAGTCCGTCTATGCGCTCTCGAAGTACGACCAGGAGCGCATGGGCCTGATCATCGGAAAGGCCTACGGGATTCCGACGGTCGCGCTCCGCTTCTTCAACGTGTACGGGCCGAGACAGGCGCTCTCGAACCCCTACACCGGCGTGCTCGCGATCTTCTCGTCGCGCCTGTTGAACGACAAGGCGCCGATGATCTTCGAGGACGGCAAGCAGCGCCGCGACTTCGTCAGCGTGCACGACGTCGCCCAGGCGTGCGTGCTCGCGATGGAGCGCGAGCAGGCGGTCGACGCCGCGATCAACGTCGGCTCGGGGAACGCCTACACCGTGTCGGAGATCGCGGAGCGCGTCGCCGACGCGGTCGGCAAACGCGTCGACCCCGAGATCACCGGGCAGTACCGCAAGGGCGACATCCGCCACTGCGTCGCGGACATCGCGCTCGCGCGCAAGACGCTCGGATACGAGCCGCGCGTGAGCCTCGAGGCGGGGCTGCGCGAGCTCGCGGGATGGCTCGAAGGAAAGAGCGCGAAGGACGCCGTCCTCGAAGCGAAGGCGGAGCTCTCGGCGCGGGGGCTGACGCTGTGA
- a CDS encoding SDR family NAD(P)-dependent oxidoreductase, producing the protein MPEGVTVITGGAGFIGANVANAIATAGGEVVLFDNLARGNVQHNAQWLREQHGRRVSLVVGDVRDASAVRRVIARADRVFHFAAQVAVTTSILDPIADFDVNARGTLNVLEAVRARGKEIPVLFTSTNKVYGSLSDVPLELRGSRWAPTETALASTGVGESRPLDFHSPYGCSKGAADQMVLDWSRSYGVPSVVFRMSCIYGPRQFGTEDQGWVAHFLIRALRGEPIVLYGDGMQVRDVLFVEDLVRAMLGALEQLDRVRGQAFNVGGGPENTISLVELLELVRELGGKRPDVRHAPVRIGDQRWYVSDPTKLGAAIGWRPRTDVRQGVERLFAWLRDPSRRQAALHPAIDGVAE; encoded by the coding sequence GTGCCCGAGGGCGTGACGGTGATCACCGGCGGCGCCGGGTTCATCGGGGCCAACGTCGCGAACGCGATCGCCACCGCGGGCGGCGAGGTCGTGCTCTTCGACAACCTCGCGCGCGGGAACGTGCAGCACAACGCGCAATGGCTGCGGGAGCAGCACGGACGTCGCGTGTCGCTGGTGGTCGGCGACGTGCGGGACGCGAGCGCGGTGCGCCGGGTGATCGCGCGCGCCGACCGTGTCTTCCACTTCGCGGCGCAGGTCGCGGTGACGACGAGCATCCTCGATCCGATCGCGGACTTCGACGTGAACGCGCGCGGCACGCTGAACGTGCTCGAGGCGGTGCGCGCGCGGGGTAAAGAGATCCCCGTCCTCTTCACCTCGACGAACAAGGTCTACGGATCGCTGTCCGACGTTCCGCTCGAGCTGCGTGGCAGTCGCTGGGCGCCGACCGAGACGGCGCTCGCGTCGACCGGCGTCGGCGAGTCGCGCCCCCTCGACTTCCACTCTCCCTATGGCTGCAGCAAGGGCGCCGCGGACCAGATGGTGCTCGATTGGTCTCGCAGCTACGGAGTGCCGAGCGTGGTGTTCCGGATGAGCTGCATCTACGGACCGCGCCAGTTCGGCACCGAAGATCAGGGCTGGGTCGCGCACTTCCTGATCCGCGCGCTGCGCGGCGAGCCCATCGTGCTCTACGGCGATGGGATGCAGGTGCGCGACGTCCTCTTCGTCGAGGACCTCGTGAGGGCGATGCTGGGCGCGCTCGAGCAGCTGGATCGGGTGCGCGGACAGGCGTTCAACGTCGGCGGTGGGCCGGAGAACACCATCAGCCTCGTCGAGCTGCTCGAGCTCGTGCGGGAGCTCGGCGGCAAGCGCCCCGACGTGCGGCACGCGCCGGTGCGCATCGGCGATCAGCGCTGGTACGTGAGCGACCCGACAAAGCTCGGGGCTGCGATCGGATGGCGACCGCGCACCGACGTTCGACAGGGTGTGGAGCGCCTCTTCGCGTGGCTGCGCGATCCGTCGCGACGCCAGGCGGCGCTGCACCCCGCGATCGACGGCGTCGCCGAGTAG
- a CDS encoding TIGR04295 family B12-binding domain-containing radical SAM protein, whose translation MKVALVNPPWSFEGSIYFGCRSPHLPLELGYTRAVLEARGHDALLVDGQLEGLTLDAMKERVAAFAPDATLVVTAPSYLFWRCAPPELAIPMRTVRALREAGGRMIAAGPHCSTTPRAALQKLGVDAVILGECEEIVPELVENDRAAWGSIGSIAYRASGQIVVQGAPHASDMKSLPALTWDPALLARHEHHHHRFDRKPAKPGGELEASRGCPYKCTFCAKENYRDKYRKRPLDVVLAELDAMIERGVEYVYFVDEIFLPDEDLLRAIAERDVAFGVQMRIDNWSEAQLDLLGMAGCVSIEAGIESITPEGRSLLRKKCKLSTDELSALLIHAKKSVAFVQANLLDSRADHADDVRRWRDHLRDHGVWANDPVPLFPYPGSPEYGLRWGAPDDEAWERAVDHYLSEFGRMSDIQDAQPRRIRELERSELESA comes from the coding sequence ATGAAGGTCGCGCTCGTCAATCCGCCCTGGAGCTTCGAAGGCAGCATCTATTTCGGGTGCCGATCGCCGCACCTCCCGCTGGAGCTCGGATATACGCGAGCGGTGCTCGAGGCGCGCGGGCACGACGCGCTGCTCGTCGACGGACAGCTCGAGGGGCTCACGCTCGACGCGATGAAGGAGCGAGTCGCCGCGTTCGCCCCCGACGCGACGCTCGTGGTCACCGCGCCGAGCTATCTGTTCTGGCGCTGCGCGCCGCCCGAGCTCGCGATCCCGATGCGCACGGTGCGCGCGCTCCGGGAGGCCGGCGGGCGCATGATCGCGGCGGGCCCCCACTGCTCGACCACGCCTCGCGCAGCGCTGCAGAAGCTCGGTGTGGACGCGGTGATCCTCGGCGAATGCGAGGAGATCGTGCCCGAGCTGGTCGAGAACGATCGCGCTGCGTGGGGCTCGATCGGATCGATCGCGTACCGCGCGTCGGGCCAGATCGTCGTCCAGGGCGCGCCGCATGCGAGCGACATGAAGTCGCTCCCCGCGCTGACGTGGGACCCCGCGCTGCTCGCGCGGCACGAGCACCATCATCACCGCTTCGATCGGAAGCCGGCGAAGCCGGGCGGCGAGCTCGAGGCGTCGCGCGGGTGCCCCTACAAGTGCACGTTCTGCGCGAAGGAGAACTACCGCGACAAGTATCGCAAGCGCCCGCTCGACGTGGTGCTCGCGGAGCTCGACGCGATGATCGAGCGAGGTGTCGAGTACGTCTATTTCGTCGACGAGATCTTCCTGCCCGACGAGGACCTCCTGCGCGCGATCGCGGAGCGCGACGTCGCGTTCGGCGTGCAGATGCGGATCGACAATTGGAGCGAAGCGCAGCTCGATCTCCTCGGCATGGCGGGCTGCGTCTCGATCGAGGCGGGCATCGAGAGCATCACGCCCGAGGGGCGCTCGCTGCTCCGGAAGAAATGCAAGCTCAGCACCGACGAGCTGAGCGCGCTGCTGATCCACGCGAAGAAGAGCGTCGCGTTCGTGCAGGCCAATCTGCTCGACTCGCGCGCCGATCACGCGGACGACGTGCGGCGGTGGCGCGATCACCTGCGCGACCACGGAGTCTGGGCGAACGATCCGGTGCCGCTCTTTCCGTATCCCGGATCGCCGGAGTACGGCCTGCGGTGGGGCGCGCCCGACGACGAAGCGTGGGAGCGCGCCGTCGATCACTACCTGAGCGAGTTCGGTCGCATGAGCGACATCCAGGACGCGCAGCCGCGCCGCATCCGCGAGCTCGAGAGATCGGAGCTCGAGAGCGCATGA
- a CDS encoding glycosyltransferase family 4 protein, with protein sequence MIERVLMTADAVGGVWTYAVELSRALSAHGVRTTLAVMGPPPSDAQRAAARRVAELHEAPFALEWAPDPWADVAAAGQWLLALERVIAPDVVHVNGFSHCALPFAAPVLMVAHSCVCTWWRACKGDDAPSEWDRYRAAVRDGLAGADAIVAPTRAMLDAFLGVHDPAVAHHDRARVIANAIDPTRFAPADEKEPLVLAAGRLWDEAKNVAALDAIAGDLPWDVVIAGSDLGPDGERVTFRGATSLGVLTPDEIASWMGRAAIYALPARYEPFGLSALEAALSGCALVLGDVPSLREVWGGAARYVDPDDPAALRRTIEPLIDAPTVRADLALRARRRALELARPDVMADSYLDLYSALLGRRARRAASCA encoded by the coding sequence ATGATCGAGCGAGTCCTGATGACGGCCGACGCCGTGGGGGGCGTGTGGACGTACGCGGTCGAGCTCTCTCGTGCGCTGTCGGCGCACGGCGTGCGGACGACGCTCGCGGTGATGGGCCCGCCTCCGAGCGACGCGCAGCGCGCGGCCGCGCGGCGCGTCGCCGAGCTCCACGAGGCGCCGTTCGCGCTGGAGTGGGCGCCCGATCCCTGGGCCGACGTGGCGGCCGCGGGACAGTGGCTGCTCGCGCTCGAGCGGGTGATCGCGCCCGACGTGGTGCACGTGAACGGGTTCTCGCACTGCGCCCTGCCCTTCGCCGCGCCGGTGCTGATGGTCGCGCACTCCTGCGTCTGCACGTGGTGGAGAGCGTGCAAAGGCGACGACGCGCCGAGCGAGTGGGATCGATATCGCGCGGCGGTGCGCGACGGCCTCGCGGGCGCCGACGCGATCGTGGCGCCCACGCGCGCGATGCTCGACGCGTTCCTCGGCGTCCACGATCCCGCGGTCGCGCACCACGACCGGGCGCGCGTGATCGCGAATGCGATCGATCCCACGCGCTTCGCGCCCGCCGACGAGAAGGAGCCGCTGGTGCTCGCGGCCGGACGGCTCTGGGACGAGGCGAAGAACGTCGCGGCGCTCGACGCGATCGCGGGCGATCTGCCGTGGGACGTGGTGATCGCGGGGAGCGATCTCGGGCCCGACGGCGAGCGCGTGACGTTCCGCGGCGCGACGTCGCTCGGCGTGCTCACGCCCGACGAGATCGCGTCGTGGATGGGGCGCGCCGCGATCTACGCGTTGCCCGCGCGCTACGAGCCGTTCGGGCTCTCGGCGCTCGAGGCGGCGCTCTCGGGATGCGCGCTGGTGCTCGGCGACGTGCCCTCGCTGCGCGAGGTGTGGGGCGGCGCCGCGCGTTACGTCGACCCCGACGATCCGGCGGCGCTGCGGCGCACGATCGAGCCCCTGATCGACGCCCCCACGGTGCGCGCCGATCTCGCGCTGCGCGCGCGACGTCGTGCGCTCGAGCTCGCGCGGCCGGACGTGATGGCCGACTCGTATCTCGACCTCTACTCCGCGCTGCTCGGGCGGCGCGCGCGAAGGGCTGCCTCATGCGCATAG
- a CDS encoding CgeB family protein, which translates to MRIALFCHTLLSDWNHGNAHFLRGLVTELVSRGHDVRVWEPHDAWSLENLVRDHGEAPLAAVKGVYPALDCNRYDLRGLDLDAAVGNADVVIVHEWNDHELVRRIGEAKARFGYTLLFHDTHHRSVTESEAMARYDLHHYDAVLAFGAVIRDLYLQHRWAKRAFVFHEAADARVFVPRPEIEKEIDLVWIGNWGDDEREEELHEFLLGPVKRLGLRARVHGVRYPERALSALHEAGVEYGGWLPNYRVPEAFAKARVTVHVPRRPYAERLTGIPTIRPFEAMACGIPLVSAPWRDTEGLFRRSQDFVVAQNGAEMCAHLQRILSDSAFADSLVRSARERVLSRHTCAHRADELLAIVDRIRREQRAPLETQPV; encoded by the coding sequence ATGCGCATAGCGCTCTTCTGTCACACGCTCCTCTCGGACTGGAACCACGGCAATGCGCACTTCCTGCGCGGCCTCGTCACCGAGCTCGTCTCGCGCGGGCACGACGTGCGGGTCTGGGAGCCACACGACGCGTGGAGCCTCGAGAACCTCGTGCGCGATCACGGCGAAGCACCGCTCGCCGCGGTGAAGGGCGTCTATCCCGCGCTCGACTGCAATCGATACGATCTGCGCGGGCTCGATCTCGACGCGGCAGTGGGAAATGCCGACGTCGTGATCGTGCACGAGTGGAACGATCACGAGCTCGTGCGCCGGATCGGCGAGGCGAAGGCACGATTCGGGTACACGCTGCTCTTCCACGACACCCACCATCGCTCGGTCACGGAGTCCGAGGCGATGGCGCGCTACGACCTGCACCACTACGACGCCGTGCTCGCGTTCGGCGCGGTGATCCGCGACCTCTACCTGCAGCACAGGTGGGCCAAGCGTGCGTTCGTGTTCCACGAGGCCGCCGATGCGCGAGTGTTCGTGCCGCGGCCCGAGATCGAGAAGGAGATCGATCTCGTGTGGATCGGGAACTGGGGTGACGACGAGCGCGAGGAAGAGCTCCACGAGTTCCTGCTCGGCCCGGTGAAGCGGCTCGGACTGCGCGCACGGGTGCACGGAGTGCGTTATCCCGAGCGCGCGCTGAGCGCGCTGCACGAGGCAGGTGTGGAGTACGGCGGGTGGCTCCCCAACTACCGCGTGCCCGAGGCGTTCGCGAAGGCGCGCGTCACGGTGCACGTGCCGCGTCGGCCTTATGCCGAGCGACTGACGGGCATTCCGACGATCCGGCCCTTCGAGGCGATGGCGTGCGGGATTCCGCTCGTGAGCGCGCCGTGGCGCGACACCGAAGGTCTATTCCGCCGGAGTCAGGACTTCGTCGTCGCGCAGAACGGCGCGGAGATGTGCGCGCATCTGCAGCGCATCCTCTCGGACTCCGCCTTCGCCGACTCGCTCGTGCGCTCGGCGCGCGAGCGCGTCCTGTCGCGGCACACGTGCGCGCACCGCGCAGACGAGCTGCTCGCCATCGTCGATCGCATCCGGCGCGAGCAGCGGGCGCCCCTGGAGACACAGCCGGTATGA